The DNA segment TTGGCGGTGGTGTCCAGGTCGTGCTCGGCGACCAGGCGGCGGTAACGCGCGCTCTGGGACTCGTAGTCGGCGAGGAGCCGGGGCAGCGGGACGTCGACCGCCGTGCGCATCTCGGGGTCGGGGTCCTCGTCGGTGGCCTCGGCGAGGGGGCCAGTGGGGTCCTCGCCCAGGAACATCACCTCAAGCCAGTGGTGCTCGACCCAGCGCAGGTGGCTGATCAGGCCGCACAGGGTCATCAGGGGGGAGCCGGGGAGCGGGGCCCGGCGGGCGTCGTCGGGGGAGACGCCCTCGCACTTGGCTCGCGCCGTGTCGCGGGCGTAGTCGAGAAACGTGATCAGTTGCGTGCGCTCGTCCCAGGCGGGAGGCGTGTCGGTCTGCCGAGTCATCGGCCGAGTCTCCCGTGGCCCGCAAGCGGTGTCGACCGAATTGCCGGTGTGCCACAGCGGCGCCGACCCCATGCCAGTGGTCCTCGGCAGCCACTGGCGGCCCCCTGCCACCTCCGCGACCCGAGAGGCCCGAGATCCTCAGTCGAGGCAGAACTCGTTGCCCTCGATGTCCTGCATCACGACGCACGACTCGTTCTCGCCATCGGCGCGCATCGTGCGCACGTGCACCGCGCCGAGCGCGACCAGCCGTGCGCACTCGGCTTCGAGCGTGGCCAGGCGCTCCTCACCCACGAGCCCGGTACCGGCCCGCACGTCGAGATGCAGCCGGTTCTTGACGACCTTCCCTTCAGGGACGCGCTGGAAGAGCAGGCGCGGACCCGCACCCGAGGGATCACTGCACGCGAAGTAGACCACCTGATCCTCGGGCGGCAGCGAGCGGTGGTAGTCCTCCCAGGTGGCGAACCCCGCCGGGACCGGAGGCACGACGTACCCCAGCACCTCGCACCAGAAGCCGGCCAGACGCGCGGGGTCCGCGCAGTCGAAGGTCACTTGGAACTGCTTGATCGTTGACATCGGCGCACGATAGCAAGGGCTTTGCTCATCTCCCGGACGCCGAAGCGTGGTAGGTCCCTTTCCTCGGCGGAAACGCCCTGCTGTTCGCTGGACTCCTCCTCGCCCTCGCCCGGCGTCACGCGTTCCAGAACGACGTCAACGCCTCGATCACCGCCTCCGGTTCGTACACGTTCGGCGAGTGCCCGCCGCCCATGATCTCCGTGTAGCGGGCCCCCAACTCCCTTGCCATCGCCGCCGCTTCACGCTCCGGCCAGGTGTCCTCCGGGGTGCCGAAGACGACCGACAGGGGGATGCCGGAGTCGCGCAGCGCCTCGCTGCGGTCCGGCTCGGTGATCATCCGCTCGGCGGCCAGGCGCAGGGCCTCGGGGGCGTTGCGGGCCCAGCGGTCCGAGAGGAAGGCGAGCACCTCCTCGGAGACCCCGCCGTCCTGCGGGCGGAGGAACGGCCACAGCTCCAGGACCGGGGTCGTGCGCAGGGCGTCCAGCAGGAGTTCCAGACGC comes from the Streptomyces seoulensis genome and includes:
- a CDS encoding DinB family protein, which translates into the protein MTRQTDTPPAWDERTQLITFLDYARDTARAKCEGVSPDDARRAPLPGSPLMTLCGLISHLRWVEHHWLEVMFLGEDPTGPLAEATDEDPDPEMRTAVDVPLPRLLADYESQSARYRRLVAEHDLDTTAKRPIRDGRHVDLRWVLLHLIEETSRHNGHLDVVRELLDGRTGV
- a CDS encoding VOC family protein encodes the protein MSTIKQFQVTFDCADPARLAGFWCEVLGYVVPPVPAGFATWEDYHRSLPPEDQVVYFACSDPSGAGPRLLFQRVPEGKVVKNRLHLDVRAGTGLVGEERLATLEAECARLVALGAVHVRTMRADGENESCVVMQDIEGNEFCLD